In Edaphobacter bradus, the following are encoded in one genomic region:
- a CDS encoding ABC-F family ATP-binding cassette domain-containing protein, which translates to MISVSNVTMRYGSKLLFEDVSVTFTTGRRYGLTGPNGAGKSTFMKVLTGEIDAQKGNVVRPKKIGVLKQNQYEFDAYRVIDTVIMGNKALWAALEERERIYEKPEMTDEDGSRLGELEGIVGDEDGYEAEANAAVLLQGLDIPDELHERKMSELQGGQKVRVLLAQALFGNPEALLLDEPTNYLDLDSIHWLENFLLRYNGTVITISHDRHFLNSICTHIADIDYETIITYTGGYDDMVLQKTQVRARIESQNEQREKKIAQLNDFIARFSAGTRSSQVNSRKKEVERLATTELARSNIQRPYISFKMERPSGKHVLEFENVNKSYAQPDGKTEHVINNFSASVLRGEKVILMGRNGQGKTTLLKALLANGPAVEETDVSIDSGEVKWGHEAQIGYFAQDHTGSIPKGTTAAEWLHTFDPKATKEDIRGILGQMLFRGEEGMKKTEALSGGEAARLLFCKIMLQKPNILVFDEPTNHLDLESINALNQALQKYEGTVFLVTHDEDLIEEVGTRIWHFEGGPNDFQITDHKGPYEEYQQQLAMAAK; encoded by the coding sequence CCAGAAGGGCAACGTCGTCCGCCCCAAGAAGATCGGCGTCCTCAAGCAGAACCAGTACGAGTTCGACGCCTACCGCGTCATCGACACCGTCATCATGGGCAACAAAGCCCTCTGGGCGGCTCTCGAAGAGCGCGAGCGCATCTACGAGAAGCCTGAGATGACTGACGAAGACGGCTCTCGCCTCGGCGAGCTCGAAGGCATCGTCGGCGACGAAGACGGCTACGAGGCTGAGGCCAACGCCGCCGTGCTCCTCCAGGGCCTCGACATCCCCGACGAGCTCCACGAGCGCAAGATGAGCGAGCTTCAAGGCGGCCAGAAGGTCCGCGTTCTGCTCGCGCAGGCCCTCTTCGGCAACCCCGAAGCGCTGCTCCTCGACGAGCCGACGAACTACCTCGACCTCGACTCCATCCACTGGCTCGAGAATTTCCTCCTCCGCTACAACGGAACCGTCATCACCATCTCGCACGACCGCCACTTCCTCAACTCCATCTGCACCCACATCGCAGACATTGATTACGAGACCATCATCACCTACACCGGCGGCTACGACGACATGGTGCTGCAGAAGACCCAGGTCCGCGCCCGCATCGAGAGCCAGAACGAGCAGCGCGAAAAGAAGATCGCCCAGCTCAACGACTTCATCGCCCGCTTCTCCGCCGGCACGCGCAGCTCCCAGGTGAACTCGCGCAAGAAAGAGGTCGAGCGCCTCGCCACCACGGAGCTTGCCCGCTCTAACATCCAGCGCCCCTACATCAGCTTCAAGATGGAGCGCCCCTCAGGCAAGCACGTCCTTGAGTTCGAGAACGTCAACAAGTCCTACGCCCAGCCCGACGGCAAGACCGAGCACGTCATCAACAACTTCTCCGCCTCCGTGCTGCGCGGCGAGAAGGTCATCCTCATGGGCCGCAACGGCCAGGGCAAGACCACACTGCTCAAGGCGCTGCTCGCCAACGGCCCCGCCGTAGAAGAGACCGACGTCTCCATCGACTCCGGCGAAGTCAAGTGGGGTCACGAAGCGCAGATCGGCTACTTCGCCCAGGACCACACCGGGTCCATCCCCAAGGGCACTACCGCCGCCGAGTGGCTTCACACCTTCGACCCCAAGGCCACCAAGGAGGACATCCGCGGAATCCTCGGCCAGATGCTCTTCCGCGGCGAAGAGGGCATGAAGAAGACCGAAGCTCTCTCCGGAGGCGAAGCCGCGCGCCTGCTCTTCTGCAAGATCATGCTGCAGAAGCCCAACATTCTCGTCTTTGACGAGCCCACGAACCACCTCGACCTCGAATCGATCAACGCGCTCAACCAGGCGCTGCAGAAGTACGAGGGCACGGTCTTCCTCGTCACCCACGACGAAGACCTCATCGAAGAGGTCGGTACGCGCATCTGGCACTTCGAGGGCGGCCCCAACGACTTCCAAATCACCGACCACAAGGGCCCCTACGAAGAGTATCAACAGCAGCTTGCAATGGCCGCGAAATAG
- the rocD gene encoding ornithine--oxo-acid transaminase codes for MAVTILQNDTSQDPLHKEKHLTSRFIALEEQYGAHNYKPLDIVVERASGVWVYDVEGRRYLDFLAAYSAVNQGHCHPRILAALLEQAQKVTLTSRAFRNDQLPLLYEELHNLTGFEMALPMNSGTEAVESALKIARKWGYTVKGIPEGQAEIIVCANNFHGRTISIISFSTEEQYRMGFGPYLSGFKVIPFGDAAALRAAITPHTAAFLVEPIQGEAGVLIPPDGYLREAAAICNENGVLFIADEIQSGLGRTGKLFACMHEGVTPDVLIIGKALAGGFYPVSAVLSSREVLGVLTPGDHGSTFGGNPLACAVARASLRVLVEENLSDRSAELGAVLLDRLRQIRNQHIREIRGRGLWVAIELDSPARPVCEALMRQGLLCKETHDNVIRLAPPLIITKEELLWACDRVQSVLEQL; via the coding sequence ATGGCAGTCACAATTCTGCAAAACGACACCTCGCAGGATCCTCTCCACAAGGAGAAGCATCTGACATCCCGTTTCATCGCGCTTGAAGAGCAATACGGCGCGCACAACTACAAGCCGCTCGACATCGTGGTCGAGCGAGCAAGCGGCGTCTGGGTCTACGACGTCGAAGGCCGCCGCTACCTCGACTTCCTCGCCGCATACTCCGCCGTCAACCAGGGCCACTGCCACCCGCGCATCCTCGCCGCCCTGCTCGAGCAGGCCCAGAAGGTCACCCTCACCTCGCGCGCCTTCCGTAACGACCAGCTCCCTCTCCTCTACGAAGAGCTGCACAACCTCACCGGCTTTGAGATGGCGCTGCCCATGAACTCCGGCACCGAGGCCGTCGAGTCCGCCCTCAAGATCGCCCGCAAGTGGGGCTACACCGTCAAGGGCATCCCAGAAGGCCAGGCCGAGATCATCGTCTGCGCCAACAACTTCCACGGCCGCACCATCTCCATCATCAGCTTCTCCACCGAAGAGCAGTACCGCATGGGTTTCGGCCCCTACCTCTCCGGCTTCAAGGTCATCCCCTTCGGCGACGCCGCGGCCCTCCGCGCCGCCATCACGCCCCACACCGCGGCCTTTCTCGTCGAACCCATCCAGGGTGAGGCCGGGGTCCTCATCCCGCCAGACGGCTACCTCCGCGAGGCCGCAGCCATCTGCAACGAAAACGGCGTCCTATTCATCGCCGACGAGATCCAGTCCGGCCTCGGCCGTACCGGCAAGCTCTTCGCCTGCATGCACGAGGGAGTCACTCCCGACGTCCTCATCATAGGCAAGGCGCTCGCCGGAGGCTTCTATCCCGTCTCCGCCGTGCTGTCCTCGCGTGAGGTTCTCGGAGTCCTCACTCCCGGCGACCACGGCAGCACCTTCGGGGGCAATCCCCTGGCCTGCGCCGTCGCGCGAGCATCGCTCCGCGTCCTCGTCGAGGAGAACCTCTCAGACCGTTCCGCCGAACTCGGCGCAGTCCTTCTCGATCGTCTCCGTCAAATCAGGAACCAGCATATCCGCGAGATTCGCGGCCGTGGCCTCTGGGTAGCCATCGAGCTGGACTCCCCCGCGCGCCCCGTCTGCGAGGCGCTGATGCGCCAGGGCCTCCTGTGCAAGGAGACCCACGACAACGTCATCCGCCTCGCGCCTCCGCTCATCATCACGAAAGAGGAGCTGCTCTGGGCGTGCGACCGCGTCCAGTCCGTCCTCGAGCAGCTCTAA
- a CDS encoding DUF2237 family protein: MPTTEPIKAPALNVLGQPLGTCGCEPMTGFYRDGCCNTGPDDLGVHTVCCVVTADFLHVSRELGNDLSTPMPQYGFPGLKPGDRWCVCAARWLEVQQAGAACPIVLEATHEATLAIIPFEILIQYSVVPDQLQ; encoded by the coding sequence ATGCCGACCACCGAACCCATCAAAGCCCCTGCCCTCAACGTCCTCGGCCAGCCGCTCGGCACCTGCGGCTGCGAGCCCATGACCGGCTTCTACCGTGACGGCTGCTGCAACACCGGCCCCGACGATCTCGGCGTCCACACCGTCTGCTGCGTCGTCACCGCCGACTTCCTCCATGTCTCCCGCGAGCTTGGCAATGACCTCAGCACCCCGATGCCGCAGTACGGCTTCCCCGGCCTCAAGCCCGGCGACCGCTGGTGCGTCTGCGCCGCGCGTTGGCTCGAGGTCCAACAAGCAGGAGCCGCCTGCCCCATCGTCCTCGAGGCCACCCACGAGGCCACCCTCGCCATCATCCCCTTCGAGATCCTCATCCAGTACTCCGTAGTTCCCGACCAGCTCCAGTAA
- a CDS encoding TonB-dependent receptor translates to MTRPTWKRLSLSLAVLLTLAVAPPARPQTAGTGTISGTVTDTSGAAVPNATVQIVNTDNGAARNLTTNSDGYYSATFLQSGHYEVVLGGGPFGKVDRKNLQLTVGQTLSVDASLAAASVATEVQVTTEEPPIDTQRTEQSQTISQTYIGNLPVNGRRWDNFVLLTPNVAPDGSTGLVSYRGISGLYNTNLVDGVSNQQALFNEARGRSLGAPYVFSADSIKEFESAVSGYSAQFGGAAGGQVNAITKSGTNQLHGDLFYLLRYPTLNALDPYSKWSALHNGASPVLLTQTVHQQHQFGGSVGGPIIKDKLFGFFTYDGFRKVNPILYTSSTPAATLLGYANSTTTCPAPLTASQCTAAANFLISETTGTFPRNIKQDVFFPKLDYQLNGKNHLSASFLWQNFHQPNGYNTSPSQSNGGIQNNGTAAFHERFFVAGWDSVLGSSTANELRFQWSRDLETNTANGPGPGVTIGSGVIGNYGETAALPRIAEPDEHRIQFFDVISQTRGRHNFKAGVDLNFIHEIMINLFQGNGGYTYSGPAATSFANWVQDAYGVNGGQHYSTFTQVVDPITKSGKDDFWSKNLAGFFEDNWKVTSSLVLNLGIRYDTQLVPQPPRPFLTSANGQPSAIGIATTQIINTNYKMIQPRVGFAWSPYTGTVLRGGYGMFYGLIPLSAYYNVRVENGVFQQQYNLLPGQAGAPTNLNVLFTPPGPPLAAPFAGALTPQPIGVPAGQPLSPHGVDPHYTQPYTHSADLAIEQALPFQTTLSIGWVGTRGMRLPYSIDLNQPAYTGATRTYDVVDKTGKTLSTVTVPFYPAGLPKPDPGDGNFQVSFSGLNTWYNSLAVSLKKQMSYGFSALFNYTWAHTEDAGQSAGGASGANSSGGAFFGTDVLLDPFNRKGIYNNPAINMTREQARSDLDMRSRFVASLVWQPTLKTDNALARHAANGWTLAGTATEQTGFPVTAFLTNNPGKGVYTTNAGNTATAAGFDGSATGAANNTFNSPGSAFGRAPQVARNGFHGPGVHNIDLRVSRDFPIHENVRFQIVGEAFNLVNHRNGLGVATSAFSFVAPTATSVTCPVSGHSNTCIAPFVSSTPFGTINNTSGTLYGPRQLQVAAKLFF, encoded by the coding sequence ATGACACGTCCTACGTGGAAACGTCTCTCTCTCTCGCTCGCAGTGTTGCTGACCCTCGCTGTTGCGCCTCCCGCTCGACCCCAGACCGCCGGCACAGGGACCATCAGCGGCACCGTCACCGATACCTCCGGTGCTGCCGTCCCGAACGCCACTGTCCAGATTGTGAACACCGACAACGGCGCCGCTCGCAACCTCACCACTAACTCCGACGGCTACTACAGTGCCACCTTCCTTCAATCGGGACACTATGAAGTCGTCCTCGGCGGTGGTCCATTCGGCAAAGTAGACCGCAAGAACCTCCAGCTCACCGTCGGCCAGACGCTCTCCGTCGACGCCTCTCTCGCCGCGGCCTCCGTTGCCACCGAAGTCCAGGTCACCACTGAAGAGCCGCCCATCGATACCCAGCGCACGGAGCAGTCCCAGACCATCAGCCAGACCTACATCGGCAATCTCCCCGTCAATGGCCGCCGCTGGGATAACTTCGTCCTCCTCACCCCCAACGTCGCTCCCGACGGCTCTACCGGCCTCGTCAGCTATCGCGGTATCTCCGGCCTCTACAACACCAACCTCGTCGACGGCGTTAGCAACCAGCAGGCACTCTTCAATGAAGCCCGCGGACGCTCCCTTGGCGCTCCCTACGTCTTCTCGGCCGACTCCATCAAGGAGTTCGAGTCTGCCGTCTCCGGCTACTCCGCCCAGTTCGGCGGCGCCGCCGGTGGCCAGGTCAACGCCATCACCAAGAGCGGAACTAACCAGCTCCATGGCGATCTCTTCTATCTGCTTCGCTACCCGACCCTCAACGCACTCGATCCGTACAGCAAGTGGTCGGCCCTGCACAACGGCGCCAGCCCCGTCCTGTTGACCCAGACCGTGCACCAGCAGCATCAGTTCGGCGGCTCCGTAGGCGGCCCCATCATCAAGGACAAGCTCTTTGGCTTTTTCACCTACGATGGCTTCCGCAAGGTCAACCCCATCCTCTACACCTCCAGCACACCCGCTGCGACCCTCCTCGGCTACGCTAACTCCACTACCACCTGCCCGGCGCCTCTCACCGCCTCGCAATGCACCGCCGCCGCCAACTTCCTCATCTCCGAGACCACCGGGACCTTCCCCCGCAACATCAAGCAGGACGTCTTCTTCCCCAAGCTCGACTACCAGCTCAACGGCAAAAATCACCTCAGCGCGAGCTTCCTCTGGCAGAACTTTCACCAGCCCAACGGCTATAACACCAGCCCCTCACAGAGCAATGGCGGAATTCAGAACAATGGGACCGCAGCCTTCCACGAGCGTTTCTTCGTAGCCGGCTGGGACTCGGTCCTCGGCTCCTCCACCGCCAACGAGCTTCGCTTCCAGTGGTCCCGCGATCTTGAGACCAACACCGCCAACGGGCCCGGGCCCGGTGTCACCATCGGCTCCGGCGTCATTGGTAACTACGGCGAGACCGCGGCCCTACCCCGCATCGCTGAGCCTGACGAACATCGCATCCAGTTCTTCGACGTCATCTCACAGACCCGCGGCCGTCACAACTTCAAGGCCGGCGTCGATCTCAACTTCATCCACGAGATCATGATCAACCTTTTCCAGGGCAACGGCGGATACACGTACAGCGGCCCCGCGGCCACTTCCTTCGCCAACTGGGTTCAGGACGCCTACGGAGTCAACGGCGGCCAGCACTACTCCACTTTCACCCAGGTCGTCGATCCCATCACCAAGTCTGGCAAAGACGACTTCTGGAGCAAGAACCTCGCAGGCTTCTTTGAAGACAACTGGAAGGTGACCTCTTCCCTCGTCCTCAACCTCGGCATTCGCTACGACACGCAGCTTGTGCCTCAGCCGCCCCGCCCCTTCCTCACCAGCGCCAACGGCCAGCCCAGCGCTATCGGCATCGCCACCACTCAGATCATTAACACCAACTACAAGATGATCCAGCCTCGCGTGGGCTTCGCTTGGTCGCCCTATACAGGCACCGTCCTGCGCGGCGGCTACGGCATGTTCTACGGACTGATTCCGTTGAGCGCCTACTACAACGTACGCGTGGAAAATGGTGTCTTCCAGCAGCAGTACAATCTCCTGCCTGGCCAGGCCGGAGCGCCCACCAACCTCAACGTCCTCTTTACGCCTCCTGGCCCCCCGCTGGCTGCGCCCTTCGCAGGCGCGCTCACGCCTCAGCCAATCGGCGTTCCCGCAGGCCAGCCGCTGAGTCCGCACGGCGTCGATCCTCACTACACCCAGCCCTACACACACTCGGCAGACCTCGCCATTGAGCAGGCCCTGCCCTTCCAGACCACGCTCTCCATCGGCTGGGTAGGCACGCGCGGCATGCGCCTGCCTTACTCCATCGACCTCAACCAGCCCGCTTACACCGGCGCCACCCGCACCTATGACGTCGTCGACAAAACAGGCAAGACCCTCTCCACGGTCACAGTGCCCTTCTATCCTGCCGGGCTCCCCAAACCAGACCCAGGCGATGGCAACTTCCAGGTCTCCTTCAGCGGACTCAACACCTGGTACAACTCCCTCGCCGTCTCCCTTAAGAAGCAGATGAGCTATGGCTTCTCTGCGCTCTTCAACTACACCTGGGCCCATACCGAAGACGCCGGCCAGAGCGCCGGCGGAGCCTCCGGTGCCAACAGCTCCGGCGGAGCCTTCTTCGGCACCGACGTCCTCCTCGATCCGTTCAACCGCAAGGGAATCTACAACAATCCAGCCATCAACATGACACGCGAGCAGGCACGTTCGGACCTCGACATGAGGAGCCGCTTCGTCGCCAGCCTCGTCTGGCAGCCAACCCTGAAAACGGATAACGCCTTGGCTCGCCACGCCGCCAATGGCTGGACCCTAGCCGGCACAGCAACCGAGCAGACCGGCTTTCCGGTGACAGCGTTCTTGACCAACAACCCTGGTAAAGGCGTCTACACCACGAACGCTGGTAACACTGCCACCGCAGCCGGCTTCGATGGCAGTGCCACCGGAGCCGCCAACAACACCTTCAACTCCCCTGGAAGCGCATTCGGCCGGGCCCCGCAGGTCGCACGTAACGGATTTCATGGCCCCGGAGTTCATAACATCGATCTGCGGGTCTCTCGTGACTTTCCAATCCACGAGAATGTTCGCTTCCAGATCGTGGGCGAGGCGTTCAACCTGGTCAACCATCGCAACGGCCTTGGGGTGGCAACCAGTGCATTCTCCTTCGTCGCTCCCACCGCCACCTCGGTGACCTGCCCGGTCTCAGGCCATTCCAACACCTGTATCGCGCCGTTCGTGTCGTCGACGCCATTCGGCACCATCAACAACACCAGCGGCACCCTCTACGGCCCTCGCCAGTTACAGGTGGCCGCAAAACTCTTCTTCTAA
- a CDS encoding TonB-dependent receptor produces the protein MCRPSLHRLFVFVLSLALFATVAQAQSNSGTISGTITDPSGAIVPNATVEIANHVSGYTRTVRTDSAGQFRFYNIPFNPYHLLVTVSGFAKTDKAVDINSIVPVTLPIQLSVESASTTVNVESGEELIETDPSFHTDVDRSTIDRLPLESQSSSLSSIVTLSSPGVAADSNGLFHGLGDHAENSFSVDGQPITDQQSKVFSNQLPADAVQSLEVIGGAPTAEYGDKTSLIIVATTRSGQGVTTPHGSIALDYGTFGSSNLDANLAYGKQNWGNFIAVNGLNSGRFLDGPEFLTLHDHGNEQNFFDRVDYQFNQANSLHTNFQYTRSWFQTPNSYDTSSVFDQFGNFLGAADQRSKIETFNIAPTFTRIVNANSVFNIGAYVRRDGYNYYASHNPLADFGPIQQETVQQYRTLTNAGIHSDFSYNKGIHNIKIGGVYQQTFLRENIHTGLVDPGVNAPCVDSNGSSVGGFTDPNQCANAGLQANPNFNPVLLPYDLTRGGTKYYWHGQTDVKQLALYAQDQISAGNWLFNVGVRGDFYNGLAVQRQAEPRVGLSYNIKKTNTVLRASYARAQETPFNENLVLSTNGCYDPVIQGIFETLGQCTPAPFNPGFRNEFHAGLQQAFGRHLVVSAEYIWKYTHNAYDFSVFGSTPITFPIEWHNSKIPGFAIRANVPETHGFSAFVVMSSVAARFFNPQVGGVGATPGTPGSNFPFRIDHDERFNETTHLQYNLPFRKSAWIGFNWRYDSGLVAGSAPCYNAIDPNSKCATFSFDSNGNPLTINGQPAVDLSGFTADQEFQSGLICNGVRATPTNPLPVTCLASQLTSSLINIPAPGTENDDRNPQRIQPRHLFDMALGEDNLFHGDKYKVGLRATAINITNKYALYNFLSTFSGTHYVSPRAITGEVSFTF, from the coding sequence ATGTGCAGGCCATCTCTCCACCGGCTTTTCGTATTCGTGCTCTCCCTCGCGCTGTTCGCCACAGTCGCGCAGGCACAGAGCAACTCCGGAACCATCTCCGGAACCATCACTGACCCGAGCGGCGCCATCGTCCCTAACGCGACCGTCGAGATCGCCAATCACGTCAGCGGTTACACCCGCACCGTCAGAACCGACAGCGCAGGTCAGTTCCGCTTCTATAACATCCCCTTCAACCCCTACCATCTCTTGGTCACGGTATCCGGCTTTGCCAAAACCGACAAAGCAGTCGACATTAACTCCATCGTGCCGGTCACGCTGCCGATCCAGCTCTCTGTTGAAAGCGCTTCGACGACCGTCAACGTTGAAAGCGGCGAGGAACTGATCGAGACCGATCCCAGCTTCCACACCGACGTTGACCGCTCGACCATTGACCGCCTGCCGCTCGAGAGCCAGTCTTCTTCTCTCAGCTCCATCGTTACGCTGTCTTCACCGGGAGTCGCGGCCGATTCGAACGGCCTCTTCCACGGCCTGGGAGATCACGCTGAGAACTCTTTCTCTGTCGATGGCCAGCCCATCACCGATCAGCAGAGCAAAGTCTTCTCCAACCAGCTTCCCGCCGACGCAGTGCAGTCGCTTGAAGTCATCGGAGGCGCCCCCACGGCGGAGTACGGCGACAAAACCAGTCTCATCATCGTGGCGACCACTCGCTCAGGACAAGGAGTTACGACTCCTCACGGCAGCATCGCCCTCGACTATGGAACCTTCGGCTCATCCAACCTGGATGCCAACCTTGCCTACGGTAAGCAGAACTGGGGCAACTTTATCGCGGTGAACGGCCTCAACTCGGGTCGCTTCCTCGATGGTCCCGAGTTCCTGACGCTGCACGATCACGGCAACGAACAGAACTTCTTCGACCGCGTGGACTATCAGTTCAACCAGGCCAACTCCCTCCACACCAACTTCCAGTACACGCGCTCCTGGTTCCAGACCCCGAACTCCTATGACACCTCGAGCGTCTTCGACCAGTTCGGTAACTTCCTCGGAGCCGCTGATCAGAGGTCCAAGATCGAGACCTTCAATATAGCTCCCACCTTCACTCGCATCGTCAATGCGAACTCTGTCTTCAACATCGGAGCCTATGTTCGCCGCGACGGCTACAACTATTATGCGAGCCACAACCCACTGGCCGACTTCGGCCCCATCCAACAGGAGACCGTACAACAATATCGCACGTTGACCAACGCCGGCATTCACTCTGACTTCTCCTACAACAAAGGCATTCACAACATTAAGATTGGCGGCGTCTATCAGCAGACGTTTCTGCGCGAGAACATCCACACCGGACTCGTCGATCCGGGTGTAAATGCTCCATGCGTCGATAGCAACGGCAGCTCCGTCGGCGGATTCACCGACCCCAACCAGTGCGCCAACGCCGGGCTGCAGGCCAACCCGAACTTCAACCCCGTTCTCCTGCCATACGATCTCACCCGAGGCGGCACCAAGTACTACTGGCACGGCCAGACCGACGTGAAGCAGCTCGCTCTCTACGCGCAGGACCAGATCTCGGCCGGCAACTGGCTCTTCAACGTTGGCGTGCGCGGCGACTTTTACAATGGCCTCGCCGTTCAGCGCCAGGCCGAGCCCCGCGTTGGACTCTCCTATAACATCAAGAAGACAAACACCGTGCTACGCGCCTCCTACGCGCGCGCGCAGGAGACGCCCTTCAACGAGAACCTCGTGCTTTCCACCAACGGCTGCTACGATCCCGTCATTCAGGGCATCTTCGAGACGCTTGGCCAGTGCACCCCCGCGCCGTTCAACCCTGGCTTCCGCAACGAGTTTCACGCAGGCCTGCAGCAGGCCTTCGGCAGGCACCTCGTTGTCAGTGCCGAGTACATCTGGAAGTACACACACAACGCCTACGACTTCAGCGTCTTCGGATCGACTCCCATCACCTTCCCCATCGAGTGGCACAACTCGAAGATCCCCGGCTTCGCCATCCGTGCCAATGTCCCGGAGACCCACGGCTTCAGCGCCTTCGTCGTGATGTCTTCGGTCGCTGCGCGCTTCTTCAACCCGCAGGTCGGAGGCGTCGGCGCAACCCCTGGGACGCCCGGCTCCAACTTCCCCTTCCGCATCGACCACGACGAGCGTTTCAACGAGACTACGCACTTGCAGTACAACCTTCCTTTCCGCAAGAGCGCCTGGATCGGCTTCAACTGGCGCTATGACAGCGGCCTCGTCGCCGGTTCGGCTCCGTGCTACAACGCAATTGATCCGAATAGCAAGTGCGCGACGTTCTCGTTCGACAGCAACGGAAACCCGCTCACTATCAATGGCCAGCCTGCTGTCGACCTGAGCGGCTTCACTGCCGACCAGGAGTTCCAGTCTGGGCTCATCTGCAATGGTGTTCGTGCAACACCGACCAATCCTTTGCCCGTGACCTGCCTCGCCTCGCAGCTCACCTCCAGCCTCATCAACATCCCCGCTCCGGGAACTGAGAACGACGACCGTAACCCGCAGCGTATCCAGCCGAGGCACCTCTTCGACATGGCTTTGGGCGAGGACAACCTCTTCCACGGTGACAAGTACAAAGTTGGCCTTCGTGCGACTGCTATCAACATCACGAACAAGTACGCGCTGTACAACTTTCTCTCCACCTTCTCAGGCACGCACTACGTCTCGCCGCGAGCAATCACCGGAGAGGTCAGCTTCACCTTCTAA
- a CDS encoding acetyl ornithine aminotransferase family protein — MSTLIHEQTRVATEADYAQYGPKLKMPLPGPLAQKTVAEDHSLTSPSYTRGYPLVAKSGRGTRITDVDGNEFLDFAAGIAVNSTGHCHPEVVKAIQDQAGQLLHMSGTDFYYENMVKLAERLSAIAPMPGPHRFYYGNSGAEAVECALKLARYHTGRQNIISFFGAFHGRTMGALSLTASKPQQKRRFAPFVPGVHHVRYPYAYRGCSGGPQEEEAFALGCARFIEEKLFKTTVPPEEVAAIILEPIQGEGGYVVAPTNFLEEIRRICDRHGILLIADEVQSGVGRTGKWWAIEHSGVQPDIVCIAKGIASGMPLSVCMAKAEVMDWVPGSHASTFGGNPVCIAAALATLDIIEREAMQNAATVGAKMLGRLRSWVSKHANVGDVRGRGLMIGIEIVKDQQSREPVGALRDRIVDLAFERGLLILGCGETSIRLCPPLVVKQQEADVALDILEECIQMATRG; from the coding sequence ATGAGCACCCTGATTCACGAGCAGACTCGAGTTGCCACCGAGGCCGACTACGCGCAGTACGGCCCGAAGCTGAAGATGCCGCTCCCCGGGCCGCTTGCCCAGAAGACCGTCGCCGAAGACCACAGTCTGACCTCGCCCAGCTACACACGTGGTTATCCATTGGTGGCGAAGTCGGGTCGCGGGACTCGTATTACGGATGTCGACGGCAATGAGTTCCTCGACTTTGCCGCAGGAATCGCCGTGAACTCGACGGGGCACTGTCACCCTGAGGTGGTGAAGGCGATTCAGGACCAGGCTGGTCAACTGCTGCATATGTCGGGCACGGACTTCTACTACGAGAACATGGTGAAGCTCGCGGAAAGGCTTTCGGCGATTGCTCCGATGCCTGGGCCGCATCGCTTCTACTACGGCAACTCCGGAGCCGAAGCGGTGGAGTGCGCGCTGAAGCTCGCGCGGTATCACACGGGCCGGCAGAACATCATCAGCTTCTTTGGGGCATTTCACGGACGCACGATGGGTGCGCTCTCGCTGACCGCGTCGAAGCCGCAGCAGAAGCGCCGCTTCGCGCCATTTGTTCCGGGCGTGCATCATGTCCGCTATCCGTATGCGTATCGCGGTTGCAGCGGCGGGCCGCAGGAGGAAGAGGCGTTCGCGCTTGGATGCGCGCGGTTCATCGAGGAGAAGCTCTTCAAGACGACGGTTCCGCCGGAGGAGGTCGCCGCGATTATCCTCGAGCCGATTCAGGGCGAGGGTGGTTATGTCGTTGCTCCGACGAATTTCCTTGAGGAGATTCGCCGTATCTGCGACCGGCACGGAATCCTACTGATCGCCGATGAGGTGCAGTCGGGCGTGGGCCGCACGGGCAAGTGGTGGGCGATCGAGCACTCGGGCGTGCAGCCGGACATCGTCTGCATCGCCAAAGGCATCGCGAGCGGCATGCCGCTTAGTGTCTGCATGGCGAAGGCCGAGGTGATGGATTGGGTGCCGGGCTCGCATGCGAGTACGTTTGGCGGCAATCCGGTGTGCATTGCTGCGGCGCTCGCGACGCTGGACATCATCGAGCGCGAGGCGATGCAGAACGCCGCCACGGTTGGAGCGAAGATGCTGGGGCGGCTGCGTTCGTGGGTCAGCAAGCACGCGAACGTGGGCGATGTTCGCGGGCGCGGGCTGATGATCGGCATCGAGATCGTCAAGGACCAGCAGAGCCGCGAGCCTGTGGGCGCGCTGCGCGATCGCATCGTCGATCTGGCGTTTGAGCGCGGCCTGCTGATTCTCGGCTGCGGCGAGACCAGCATTCGCCTGTGCCCACCGCTCGTGGTGAAACAGCAGGAGGCCGACGTGGCGCTCGATATTCTGGAAGAATGCATCCAGATGGCGACGAGGGGCTGA